In Carassius carassius chromosome 7, fCarCar2.1, whole genome shotgun sequence, one genomic interval encodes:
- the ptcd1 gene encoding pentatricopeptide repeat-containing protein 1, mitochondrial — protein MAKMLRSAFLRGIFARKFSVNAIKCAAGSSNARSSAVCPSNLHHEPLRFFSESATLTPSRCIDSNNRESNASEHVHEEEDTSVVFGDYSRRFSSRRTFRKTSPEQQLDLKSRDADEDDAQLLEKFKSRTGRKNTTYWYFLQCKRLIKEDKLAEALVLFEADMLKGERLQPEEYNYSVLIGACGRVGYLKKAFQLYNNMKKRGIEPSDATYTALFNACAESPWKQSGLEQALKLKQELFKKNIPLTAITQHALLKTVALAGDLKSCFQILREMLQNGQPITQETFHYLLMSCVKDKQNGFRLALQVWHQMLRIGIKPDTQNYNILLRLARDCGIGDPGLASVLLLKRTKEVIPKLTSGRKGHGMKVKEEMLSQPLDMDAFESELFLDKHTQSHGQAKETDFCHSKEKDQCKTDASQNETQMLPVSSSGSLTCQSQSSRLPNLLDPSTFHSGLVAFGPVNGALDRLALIGNLEGFLEKMAKDGLEPNIKTITLLADVMEPGSQSVQSLINVAKKSAVMLDETFFNIMIRRVAKAGDLDGAKAVKALMVNKGLVANAKTFCSIALACRRQKDARQLLTEMESCGLVPNTHVYSALISQAVKRLDYAYLHELLLHMHKLQVPPNDVIIRQLEFATQYPPSYDKLKSRNTYLDKIDGFRGFYKQWLEFMPGQETPHPWEKYQSPKPETEQDGVTSQNTISE, from the exons ATGGCCAAAATGTTGCGTTCTGCATTTTTGAGAGGTATTTTCGCACGGAAATTCAGTGTTAATGCTATAAAGTGCGCTGCCGGATCCTCTAATGCGCGCAGCTCAGCTGTCTGTCCTTCTAACCTGCATCACGAACCCTTGAGATTCTTTAGCGAATCAGCTACATTAACACCTTCAAGGTGTATCGACAGCAACAATAGAGAGTCAAACGCATCTGAGCATGTGCACGAGGAGGAAGACACAAGTGTTGTGTTTGGTGATTATTCCAGAAGGTTCTCCTCCAGACGAACCTTCCGCAAAACATCCCCAGAGCAGCAGCTGGATCTGAAATCCAGAGATGCGGATGAAGATGATGCGCAGCTGTTGGAGAAGTTCAAGTCTAGAACAGGTCGGAAAAATACGACATACTGGTATTTCCTCCAGTGCAAACGACTCATCAAAGAGGACAAA CTGGCTGAGGCATTGGTTCTCTTTGAGGCTGATATGCTCAAAGGTGAGAGATTACAACCTGAGGAGTACAACTACTCTGTGCTCATCGGCGCATGTGGACGTGTCGGCTACCTAAAGAAAGCCTTCCAGCTCTACAATAAT ATGAAGAAGCGAGGAATCGAGCCGTCCGATGCTACATACACTGCACTGTTCAACGCCTGTGCGGAGTCTCCATGGAAACAGTCGGGGCTGGAACAGGCATTGAAGCTCAAGCAAGAGCTTTTTAAGAAGAACATCCCTCTCACAGCCATTACCCAGCATGCTTTGCTCAAAACAGTTGCCCTTGCTGGAGATCTGAAGTCATGCTTTCAAATTCTGCGG GAGATGCTTCAAAATGGACAACCCATCACACAAGAGACATTTCATTATCTGCTGATGAGCTGTGTGAAGGACAAGCAGAATGGATTCAGACTGGCTTTACAG GTGTGGCACCAGATGCTTAGGATTGGAATAAAACCAGACACTCAGAATTACAACATACTCCTGCGGTTAGCACGGGATTGTGGGATAGGTGATCCTGGTTTGGCTTCTGTGCTACTACTGAAGAGAACTAAAGAAGTGATCCCTAAACTCACAAGTGGAAGGAAAGGCCATGGGATGAAAGTCAAAGAGGAGATGTTGAGCCAGCCCTTAGATATGGATGCATTTGAGAGTGAGCTGTTTTTAGACAAGCACACACAAAGCCATGGACAAGCCAAAGAGACTGATTTCTGCCATTCCAAGGAAAAAGATCAATGCAAAACAGACGCATCTCAAAATGAGACTCAAATGCTGCCTGTATCATCAAGTGGCTCTCTCACATGTCAGTCACAAAGTTCCCGCCTCCCAAACCTTCTGGACCCCAGCACTTTCCACTCAGGTTTGGTTGCCTTTGGACCCGTGAACGGTGCTTTGGATAGGCTTGCTCTGATTGGAAACCTTGAAGGTTTTTTAGAGAAAATGGCCAAAGATGGACTGGAGCCCAACATCAAAACCATCACATTATTGGCTGATGTCATGGAACCCGGCAGCCAATCAGTGCAGAGTTTGATTAATGTGGCCAAAAAGAGTGCTGTCATGCTGGATGAGACATTCTTTAACATTATGATCAGAAGGGTGGCCAAAGCTGGAGACTTGGATGGGGCTAAG GCTGTAAAAGCTCTTATGGTTAACAAAGGGCTGGTGGCAAATGCAAAGACGTTCTGTAGTATTGCTCTGGCTTGCCGTAGACAAAAAGATGCAAGGCAGTTGCTTACTGAAATGGAG tcttgtGGACTTGTGCCGAACACTCATGTTTACAGTGCCCTGATCAGCCAGGCAGTTAAGCGTTTGGACTATGCATATTTGCATGAACTTCTTCTACACATGCACAAACTGCAAGTGCCGCCCAATGATGTCATCATCAGACAGCTGGAGTTTGCAACTCAGTATCCTCCATCCTATGACAAG TTAAAATCACGAAACACATACCTGGACAAGATAGACGGTTTCCGTGGTTTTTACAAACAGTGGCTGGAGTTCATGCCTGGCCAGGAAACACCACACCCCTGGGAAAAATATCAATCCCCAAAGCCAGAAACGGAACAAGATGGAGTAACCTCACAAAATAcaatttctgaataa